The Leadbettera azotonutricia ZAS-9 genome has a window encoding:
- a CDS encoding major membrane immunogen — protein MTKKGNAVLGSLLLAMLLSGCQKDIPHLFDGYYTAEADDFDENGWKEFVTIYTNNNQIVTVEYNAINASGFIKSWDMEYMRLMNRISGSYPNQYTRYYAVSLLNRQDPSKIDAISGATHSYYYFQSLAWAAIAKARAGDKHVALVALPPPDGR, from the coding sequence AGAAAGGAAATGCCGTTTTAGGAAGCCTGCTCCTGGCAATGCTTCTTTCCGGCTGTCAAAAAGACATACCCCATTTGTTCGACGGTTACTATACCGCCGAGGCCGATGACTTTGACGAAAACGGCTGGAAGGAATTTGTGACGATTTATACCAACAATAACCAAATCGTAACGGTAGAGTATAACGCGATAAACGCCAGCGGTTTTATTAAATCCTGGGACATGGAATATATGCGCCTGATGAACAGGATAAGCGGTTCCTATCCCAATCAATATACCCGCTATTACGCAGTATCCCTGCTTAACCGGCAGGACCCGTCCAAGATCGACGCTATTTCGGGCGCCACCCATTCTTATTATTATTTCCAGAGCCTGGCTTGGGCAGCCATAGCCAAAGCCAGGGCGGGAGATAAACACGTTGCCCTTGTTGCGCTGCCCCCCCCGGACGGGAGATAG